ACGGGacaaagaaatatcaatttGCATAGAGTGTATAGGTGGTGGAGGTGTGATATTTTTCGTGCTTAGTTATTTCAATCATCCTTTGAATTTGGACACATTTTTAGGTAAAGGAGGTGATAAGTTTGCAATTTCCACGTAAACAAAGCCATGAATATATAAACTCACTAGTCATATTCCAAATAACAAGACCAGTTTATCAATTTTTTGTCCAACAATCTTGTATGTATGTAAATTGGCTTATAATTATTTGATGATATCAAATAAataagagaggtgctacgtccacaacatttttacaacaaatcataggtggtttgttgttattggttcaaatttgaacctaacactaagattacttttttgccccaacaataacaaccagtaacatcttgccatttagaatttgttgtaaaaatgttgtaaaaatgttgtggacatatcatttctcaataaatAAACATGTTAGACCATTTGGGATACCAAAGTTGAGCATATAGGGTTGAGAATGGAATGGAAGTTATCCTATCATTTCTAAGCACTGAACAGAGTTAAGACTCTTtgactacaattttttttttcattatttttgtgaCCAATATAGGagctccaaagtccaaactgCATTAAGGTGCTCAACAAAGAGATCAGTGAAGTTTCAGATTGCATTGTAATGGTTCAGTTAGAGATGACTAACCATTCAGACTTGTTGGCTCGTAACTTTAATATTGTTTAACCTTTTCTTTTAGGCAAATCAAAactcagaaaagaaaaagaagaaagacagAAAAACATGTGATGAATTTCTATTTGATTAAGTCTAGCTACAGATGTAGTTATGTGAACTGTCGTAAAAGCACAAGAAGAGAATTCATCTACTTCAACATGGTCAGCCAAATAGGCAAAAAATGATTCCGGCTTCACCTCATTCAACCTCACCTCTCCCTCTACCTAAGCTAATATACTGTGAAAATTgagtattaaagaaaaaatatagagaCATACAAGCCCCTTTCAATTCGATGCCAACAAGTTAcggcaaaaaaaatatttacctCTGTGGATCAGCAAAGCTCCAACAGGCAAACACACTCAATATGAGGAGTGTGCGGGAACATGTCTACTGCTTGTAGGCTCTTTAGCTTGTAACAACCTTCTAAATTTTTATCTATCTGCACGAGAATTTCAAAAATCATGACTGGGAATCAAAGAAAAGAGAGTGGTAAATTAGTAGACATACCACGCCATGACAAAGATAATCAAGGTCACGTGCACATGTGGCAGGATTACAGGATACATAAACTATGCGTGGTGCCTTAAGCTTTAGCAGGAATTTAATCAACTTCATGTGCATGCCTGGACGGTTTGGATCTGCGTGATTGAATACATTAAAACAAATTGAGACAATACTGTGAATACTTGTTAAAAACGATGATGGCAGAGAACACAAGAAACATCTTTTGGCACGTAATAGATAATAAGAAACATCTTTAACGATAAATAATTTCCTActagaaaatggaagaaaaaactACTGGTTATCAATACATCTTTAATGCTTTGGAAGCTTcagaaacaaaattttatatggtCCAATATTCACCAACACAACAAGTTTTCAGAACACCTTGGATCTAAATAATGCTAAAGGAGGTGAAGCTACATAAAATAAGGCAACAATCAAACCTGATATGACGACGTCAGGCTTAGGAAAATTGTTGCCAAAACTTTCATCAATTTTATTAAGATCTCCTTGGACAAATGTGGCATTGTAGATATTATTCAGCTTAGCATTCAAGCAAGCATCTGTAATGGCTTGAGCAACAACTTCATATCCATAAACTTGTCTGGCCCTAACAAATTGAATCAAAAGTCAATTTGAGTACGGTTCATAATACTTCAAATgcaatgaaaaacaaaaaacaaaaaaaacaaaaagagagagagagagatttactTTCTGGCAAGTGTCAGACCAATGGTGCCCGTTCCACAAAACAGGTCAAGAACAATTTCTGATCCATCTCCTCTGAGACCAGCACATTCTTCAATGAGTTTGTACAAAACCTCTGCCTGAAAGTTGAGGATTTTCCTTCTAATTGTGGATTATACAAAAAGCAAATGGGAAACCTAAGAATCTAATCATATGAAAGCAAGCATGAGTTGGTAGTGCATCAAATTAAGTTGCATAGCATACCTGATGAGTATTTGTCTGAAAGAAAGAGTTGGCTGATATTTGAAATGTAAGACCCCTTAATATCTCTGTGATGGCAGATTTCCCATACAAAGTGTATTCCTCCTCTCCAACCGATGTGTTACCAATGGAGCTATTTACATTATTCATGACACTTACCTATTAATCAATAGGAAAGGGCAGTTCAGTGTTCAATCCTATTTCGTATGTTTGAATTCCATACTAACCCTTAAATAACCTTTTTAAATGGAagttaatacttttttttttttgatgagttataaaaatatattaaaaaagaaaaagggtgtCACCTCAGTATACAGGAAGCATACATCAGggacaaaaacaaatcaagtgCATAAGGTACAAAAGTCCATGAAACCATGGAAGTTAATACTTGTTAATGGATATATAATATGTAAGAGCAGTTGTGAATCAGTTGAGCATCTATTACTACAGTGTCCAATAGCTAGAGAGCTGTGGTATTTTGCCCTTACAGCTTTTGGGGTAACTTGGGCAATTCCAAGCCAGATGAATGATCTGTTGACTGTTTGGAGAGGGTGCTTATATGCCACTGAAATAGGTTTGTAAATCAAGCTACTCCATATTGCATCATGTGGACCTTACGGAGAGAGAAATCACCAGACTTTTGAGAACAAAGAGCATTCTATGcaagatattaagaatagtGAGATCTTTGTTTGAATAttgtattttgattttgggGGGTCGTGAAGTTCCTTTGTTATATTTTGGACCTAATTAGTGTccctttttaattctttaagggTGCTCACATTTGAGCATTCTGTCTTTCTAATGAATTATTTTCTTACTTATatagaatataataaaaaccaaataaattcaATGATATCATGCactgaaaatgagaaaataaaaatcaaattaatcaaacaGGGCCCTGCCACCCTAAAAGAAAAACGGGACAATTATGGCTAAGGAATCAGAATTGAACGGATCAACCAACTAAACTGCTTGGATTGGTTGTACCAGTATATGGTCATCAACTGATTTTCAATGGTTTGATTTGGGAGTGACTCAAACTAATCCAATCCTACACACATATCTATGTATGagtttcaataatttaaacTCAAGGGTTTTAAGTACGCCAGAAGCTTGCTTGATGCAAAAGTAAAACACAGGAGTTATATTTGAGTAAATGATGGAGGAATATGTCATACAAACCACTTCAGGAATGGATGAAATCTTCTCAACCAAGGGCTTCAGCAGTTCTGGCTTGTAAGAGGAGGTCACAAAATTAACCATAAGTTCTGGCAGACCAGTCTTCACATCCCTAGGACAtaaacaatatataaatataactaTTTAATTCAAATTGAGAACAAGGTTTACGATGATAATCTAAAAAACATGAACATACCAAGAACAAGATCTGCAGCAAGCATTTTATGATTGAAAAATTACTCAAAAGTATAGTTGTCAAATCTTGAATCATATcaagaatcaattttttttttttttggtatcttGTATCATAAGATACACAaacatttcaaaaattaataaaatgctataattttatatgataaacaccctgaaaattaataaaatactaaaatttcataaaacaattatatcaatataaataaattaaagcatTCATGCTCATTCACCTCTTACTCATTATTTTTAGtatcttttatattattttttgtatcttCAAATTGGATTCCATTACCCTTTTTTGGTCAATTATAATAATTGATTGAAAGAAAATCTAGAATATTATCAGTTTTAATcatcttttctgtttttttctttttggtgtgtgtgcgcgcgcgtgtATGTATCTAACAACATAAGCACTTTGAGAAATAGCGATATAGCCTAGATGTCTCTcattcaaatgatgataaaattataatactaGTAGGCTGCCTtacctctaattttttttttttttttggacagatTGATTCTCATATTCAAACCCAAAGCCTATTGCTTTTAATGGAAGGAACTTGTCATCGCACTAAGGCCTGACCAGAGACTCAATCTAGTGAAATTTCTAGGCTTGACTAGCCTAAAAAACATATCACCTAACACAAAGCAACTAAAGTTATGTCAAAACTACAAAGTTGGCTAGCATATCAAGATGGCACCCATTGGGATGTTACGTACTCCCCCCTAAAAGAGATTTGGTACTCAAAATCACACTTGTTTTCCTCAAATTCAACTCAGTGCAACATAAAAAATCTCCAAATCTGAGATCATTACCtaccaaaaacataaagatCTCCAAAACATTGTTAGAATCAGCCTAAGATCCAAGCCTAGACTTCACTCAAAACCTACTACTCTGATATCATTCTGTCACAAAACAAGACTCAATCTGGTGAAATCTCTAGGTCTGACTAGCCTAAAAAACATCACTCACGCAGAGCAATAAAACATACATCACATCCtcaaattttgtaagcatatcCTCCAGCACCCATTGGGGTGTTGCAATGCTAATGCCCCAATTAAATTAGCTTtattatgaggaaaaaaaattaaagagcttataaaaaaattaagaacaaaaaacaaaaaaatgtgaATACAAATAATGTAAACTAAGCATGACGAGTGCTTTGCCTGAAACATTACATATCAAAATTACTTATCATAGTGTAAGATGCATATGTTGTATCGTGCGATACACTAAGATTTATGATAGACTTATAAGATACGTATCAAATTGGTAACAAATGTGAATCACATAATTTATTGTAAGACATAATGTAAACAAAGAACGACGAGTACATTGCCTGAAACAATACATATCAAAATTACATATCATACCTTAAGATACATATGTTGTATCATGTGATACACTTATAAGATACATGTCAAATTGGTAAAAAATGTGAATCGCATAATGTGTTGTAAGACACTAACAAGTAATAACTATGACTCAAATCatgaaaactaaaatttttaaaaaaaaactaatggtaCACTTACATCTATTATTTTGATCAAACATTCAACAACCTCAACATTGAACAACAGAAATTTGATAATAGAGTGTGAAATCCAAAACAAGCATAGGTAACTTCATATGTAATACTAAAATTACAAACTCTTTGTTTGCCAATTGATCaagaaaacattttaaattGGTAGTTGACCAATAAGTCCTTGAAAAGAATTCAATGTCTGATCTACTCCAAATAACTGGTTTCAACCATTTATTATTCATATCTGCAAAGAACTATAGACTGACTAAATGTATCTGAGTTCTGACGCTTTTTTGCTTATGTTCACTGTACTCCCCAACACAACCAAAATTTTACCATTATTGTCGAAGAGAGTTCCTAAGTTGAAAGTTAATGTATATTTGCACATGAATTACAGCAAGCTAAAATAtgggtaaaaaagaaaaacctaattATATGAGATTTAACGGAATGCACTGTACCTTCCAGTTCTTAGCATTAGATGCTTAAGAAATCCAGCATGAGAGTGAACATTGTAAGCAGAAATACCCAGTTGTGGATCTCTCCAACAATCTTGGATAGCTGCAAGAACCTATATATCAGAAATGCAAGTCAAAGAGGCCAGAAAGAACAAAATATTTCCGACATGGTCATAAACTAATTTGTCAAATAATTAAGTATGCTGCCAATATCAAgtcaaaacatatataaaggTGTATGTTTCTAgctaaaaaaaagtacaagaaGAAGACAATTGCGTAGGAAGTAAAGAAAACTCAAAATTGATATGAGCAACAAACTCAGTGACATTGAACAATTGACTTGAGAATTCTTACAAGTcacttttttcttcatttttttaaaacagttCTTACAAGGATGGTAGCTTGAGTGGATGGTAGCTGCAGggaagttttctttttcaaatctaTTCGATTTTATTGCTCATTGTAATTTTAGATCTCCTGCATAACCTTCAGCTAgtatacttcctgtgtacttgTTGAttctttttgaataaatattattacttatccaaaaaaaatcctacCAACTTCCAAagacctttttttaaaaaaaaataattcttacaaaTGAGGAAGGGGTGATTCAAACCTTAGTTCTCCTCATAAGGGCGACTAGGCAATGCCATTGAGCTACAAAGGCTCTTTGCCAATCCTACCAAGGACTTTAACCAAGTGAAATGCCTTAATACACTGTTGAGCAGTGTTTGGGGGGTTAAGCTTACCACCTCCTAACAAGTAGATGTCATGGAATGTAGACTTCTCCAACTTTTATTAAGTAGACAACTCTAGAGGACAACTTAGATTACTCTAGTGATTTATCATTTATGTATAATAAACGTTGGGTGCCTTGCATCATAAGAATGGCATGCCAGTAATACAAAGCAAATTTACAAATGGGAAATCCTCAAATGTGATGATATGGGCAAGTTAATTTATTTGGAATATAAATCACATATCCAATTCAAAGTGTCTGCAGGAAGAGCATACAAGCCTCTAATATTAcagggaacaaaaaaaaaaaaaagatgagatgAGATACCATATTGGCAGGTTCACTTTGCAGTAAGCACTTGTTGACATTTAGAACCTTATCAAAAAAGCCAGGAGCATGCAGTCCCAGGGCATAGCTCTCACTACCATCTTGTTTCTCTAATAATAATTCTTTAGGTAGCCATTCTTGAGTGCCAAATGAGAATTCCATCTGCAATAGCAGGAAAGTAGCATCtaagatatttttaaaattttgaaccaatCTATTTATATACTTTTTCCAATAACAACAAAGTACACAGCAGTTATGAGTTCTACAGTTGGTATGAAAATCAATTTGGAGTGAATTACATACTCAGGATTAGAACATACAACAAATACTCAGGCCAATGTATATCACTGGTAGAGGTAAGTTCTGTTTCTATGCTTATGAATGGTGTCATtgaaataggaaaaacaaaaataacatggCTGGGTATTGGCGTACTTAAAACATCAGCTGTTAATCAGATGCATAGCACTCATCATGAAAAAGACTGTAATTGTTAACGTAATTTTGCTTATAAAATCGTTTCAATGTCTAGCTTAAAAATCTCTACATTTCATTTTAAAACTCTGACATAATTTCCATTTACTTGATTCAACAAATGAATTAGTGATCAATTAATGAGCCAATACACAATAAAACAAATGAAAGCATTTCATTTGAACGTTATGGGCATATCTTGCTTGAGGCTATAACACCTAAAAAGAGTACAAGTTGAGCATGTATGGCTGAGTGCTATAGTTTTTCCAGTACAATCTTAGTGACAATCGGCAAGAATCTAGCACCAATTATGGGTTGCTTTTATACTgctaaagaaagaagaaaaatagtagAATCATTGCATGTGACCAGAtctaaaacaagaaaattaataagGTTCAGATTCTGTCCTAACCTTGTTCCTATAATGGAACTGGATATCACAGGGAACAATGGGTTTCATGATGTTTAGGGATTCCAGTTCCTCACAAGAAAACTTCCCAACATGCATCACCAACTCATGGACTTGTTGTTCCTTAGCTCTAAGTTGAGCCTCATAAGAcaaattttgtgttttgcatCCTCCACAATAAGAAGCATACTCACAAGGGGCATCCACAAAGTCCCAATGAGGAGATATTGTCTTTACCTTAGTCACCTGTACAttttacaaaatcaaaaaagaaaaaatcacgtcacttaaaattttcaaaagaaaaggaaaagattgATTCAATTGAGAGAATGAAAGACAAAGAACGATACATAACTCCCTAGCATGTCATTATAAGCtcattcacataaaaaaaaaaaatttaaaaattagaactGATACAAGTGGCACCACTACTCAAAGTTGTGTATGCCACCAGCATTTCCAATGAGGATTTGTGACGTGACATTGTTACTAATACTCTTGTTTCTAAAGCCATGTTAACTTTTCTAAATCTtatcactcacacacacacacacacaacttaAAGTTCCAAAATTTGGAATCAAAACAGCAAATAGAACAAGACCCAATTCGTCATTTTGTATTATCTGAGCTACCAtaaattttcttctaattttccTTCCTTCCAACCCAATTTAGCATACGAAAAAAATCCATttcctctctcaatttcctAGGCAGTTAGCACCCATATTTAAAACTAAACTTAACCGTTT
The sequence above is drawn from the Castanea sativa cultivar Marrone di Chiusa Pesio chromosome 5, ASM4071231v1 genome and encodes:
- the LOC142634070 gene encoding uncharacterized protein LOC142634070 → MATMPSHGLRLRHLTTTTTTRPFLRTLRSSLSSQASLPEDSAQVQVQVQQQPSKPNKSFFPKRGQTLELVCESLGFKGKGLCKVADTGFVVMCDRALPGERFIGRVTRKKDNYAEVTKVKTISPHWDFVDAPCEYASYCGGCKTQNLSYEAQLRAKEQQVHELVMHVGKFSCEELESLNIMKPIVPCDIQFHYRNKMEFSFGTQEWLPKELLLEKQDGSESYALGLHAPGFFDKVLNVNKCLLQSEPANMVLAAIQDCWRDPQLGISAYNVHSHAGFLKHLMLRTGRDVKTGLPELMVNFVTSSYKPELLKPLVEKISSIPEVVSVMNNVNSSIGNTSVGEEEYTLYGKSAITEILRGLTFQISANSFFQTNTHQAEVLYKLIEECAGLRGDGSEIVLDLFCGTGTIGLTLARKARQVYGYEVVAQAITDACLNAKLNNIYNATFVQGDLNKIDESFGNNFPKPDVVISDPNRPGMHMKLIKFLLKLKAPRIVYVSCNPATCARDLDYLCHGVIDKNLEGCYKLKSLQAVDMFPHTPHIECVCLLELC